One segment of Echeneis naucrates chromosome 15, fEcheNa1.1, whole genome shotgun sequence DNA contains the following:
- the ikzf1 gene encoding DNA-binding protein Ikaros isoform X5, with translation MAASDGLLGVSFYWHGTKTVPRARRRQQQQQKSRPVDKSEQNASAQLRDIVMLGWNEEVQWRGEGLRAQLHGAAAALRPSAHGAGESWKNFILQTQGIAEYLHRMETEEAQEMAQMPGRDSPPANEASEEAEEPMAVPEDLSAGSAHQQNNRGDKGERPFQCSQCGASFTQKGNLLRHIKLHSGEKPFKCHLCSYACRRRDALTGHLRTHSVGKPHKCAYCGRSYKQRSSLEEHKERCHNYLQCMGLQNSIYAVVKEESNQNEQREDLSQTGSDRALVLDRLANNVAKRKSTMPQKFVGDKRLSDLSYDGGAGELIQPNVIDQAINSAISYLGAESLRPLVQTSPASSSDVGLGSMYPLHKPPSEGHGGAGHNLSAKDSAAENLLLLSNSKSASSEKDGSPSHSGQDSTDTESNNEDRPGGAAPGLIYLTNHITSGVRNGVLPLVKEEQQRQYEAIRASMEMASEGFKVVAADGEQVRAYRCEHCRVFFLDHVMYTIHMGCHGFRDPFECNLCGHRSQDRYEFSSHITRGEHRY, from the exons ATGGCTGCCAGTGATGGTCTGCTGGGTGTCAGCTTTTATTGGCACGGCACAAAGACGGTGCCAAGGGCtcggcggcggcagcagcagcagcagaagagccGGCCTGTGGATAAAAGCGAGCAAAATGCCTCAGCCCAGCTCAGAGACATAGTCATGTTGGGCTGGAACGAGGAAGTGCAGTGGAGAGGGGAGGGACTCCGGGCGCAGCTCCATGGGGCCGCTGCGGCGCTGCGACCTTCTGCACATGGAGCCGGGGAGAGTTGGAAGAACTTCATACTGCAAACTCAAGGAATAGCAG AGTACTTGCACCGCATGGAGACAGAGGAAGCCCAGGAAATGGCCCAGATGCCAG GCAGGGACAGCCCCCCTGCCAACGAAGCGtctgaggaggcagaggagccCATGGCCGTCCCTGAGGACCTGTCAGCCGGCTCCGCCCACCAGCAGAACAACAGAGGGGACAAAG GGGAGCGTCCTTTCCAGTGCAGCCAGTGCGGCGCCTCCTTCACCCAGAAGGGTAACCTGCTGCGCCACATCAAGCTCCATTCGGGGGAGAAACCCTTCAAGTGCCACCTGTGCAGCTACGCCTGTCGCAGGAGGGACGCCCTCACCGGACATTTACGCACCCACTCTG ttggaAAACCCCACAAATGTGCTTACTGTGGGCGGAGCTACAAGCAGCGCAGCTCTCTCGAGGAGCACAAGGAGCGATGCCACAACTACCTCCAGTGCATGGGGCTGCAGAACAGCATCTACGCAG TAGTAAAGGAAGAAAGCAACCAGAATGAGCAGAGGGAAGACTTAAGCCAGACGGGATCTGACAGAGCCTTGGTGCTAGACAGACTAGCTAATAATGTAGCTAAGCGTAAGAGCACTATGCCACAGAAGTTTGTGG GTGACAAACGTCTGTCCGATCTCTCCTACGACGGAGGAGCAGGCGAGCTGATCCAGCCCAACGTCATCGACCAGGCCATCAACAGCGCCATCAGCTACCTGGGAGCCGAGTCCCTGCGGCCCCTGGTCCAGACCTCTCCGGCCTCCTCCTCTGACGTGGGCCTCGGATCCATGTACCCCCTCCACAAGCCGCCGTCCGAGGGCCACGGGGGAGCGGGCCACAACCTGTCGGCCAAAGACAGCGCAGCCGagaacctgctgctgctctccaactCCAAGTCCGCCTCCAGCGAGAAGGACGGCTCGCCCAGCCACAGCGGCCAGGACTCCACCGACACCGAGAGCAACAACGAGGACCGTCCGGGGGGGGCGGCCCCCGGCCTCATCTACCTGACCAACCACATCACCTCGGGGGTGAGGAACGGCGTGCTGCCTCTGGtgaaggaggagcagcagaggcagTACGAGGCCATCCGAGCCAGCATGGAGATGGCCTCCGAGGGCTTCAAGGTGGTGGCGGCGGACGGGGAGCAGGTGAGGGCGTACCGCTGCGAACACTGCCGCGTTTTCTTCCTGGACCACGTCATGTACACCATTCACATGGGCTGCCACGGCTTCAGAGACCCCTTCGAGTGCAACCTCTGCGGTCACCGGAGTCAAGACCGCTACGAGTTCTCCTCCCACATAACGCGAGGGGAGCACCGCTACTGA